From Novosphingobium decolorationis, one genomic window encodes:
- a CDS encoding alkaline phosphatase D family protein, whose translation MPLTLDRRLLIQGSLLGLGALTLPGMARAMTAQGFTHGVASGEPSGNSVLLWTRYVGSGETRLRCEVAADEAFTKVISGGEVIASPEHDNCVKLVVKGLAPDRWYHYRFIAPNGAMSEIGRTRTLPTGDIARFGIGLFSCSNMPFGFFNAYAHAARRDDLDLVIHVGDYLYEYAPNGSYPAKAMAGREVQPDHEILTLADYRLRYASYRLDPDLQALHRRFPMLAQWDDHELANDAWQGGAENHQSETEGSWSARRAIAERVYREWMPVSDTPYNSFQIGSLATIFRPETRVTGRVEQLDFAKALAGKDDIARAMIEFRDGAWQDPARTVMGATQEKWLNREIAQSVRSGTRWQVLAQQIVMGPLKAPAEMADIAPNGADPKVRQALMGIAAASKVGLPFNMDSWDGYPAARERLLRAAREAEANLVVLSGDSHNAWGQNLSVDGAPVGVEYAGHSVTSPGFESYLPSVAPQNLARALQGANPGLALCDASRRGYVSLDLTQDSVRGAWHFMSTIAARTTSGTTQDERVVNWGARAFAGV comes from the coding sequence ATGCCTCTCACTCTCGACCGCCGCCTTCTCATCCAGGGCAGCCTCCTTGGCCTCGGCGCCCTGACGCTGCCAGGCATGGCCCGCGCCATGACCGCCCAGGGCTTCACCCACGGCGTGGCGAGCGGCGAGCCTTCGGGCAATTCGGTCCTCCTGTGGACGCGCTACGTCGGCAGCGGCGAGACCAGACTGCGCTGCGAGGTTGCCGCCGACGAGGCCTTCACGAAGGTCATCTCGGGCGGCGAAGTCATTGCCTCGCCCGAACATGACAACTGCGTCAAGCTGGTGGTGAAGGGCCTCGCCCCCGACCGCTGGTACCACTACCGCTTCATCGCCCCCAACGGCGCGATGAGCGAAATCGGCCGTACCCGCACACTGCCCACCGGCGATATCGCGCGCTTCGGCATCGGCCTGTTCTCGTGCTCGAACATGCCCTTCGGCTTCTTCAACGCCTATGCCCACGCCGCCAGGCGCGACGACCTCGACCTCGTCATCCACGTCGGCGACTACCTCTACGAATACGCGCCCAACGGCTCCTACCCGGCCAAGGCCATGGCCGGCCGCGAGGTTCAGCCCGACCACGAGATCCTGACGCTCGCGGACTACCGCCTGCGCTACGCCTCCTATCGCCTCGATCCGGACCTTCAGGCCCTGCACCGCCGCTTCCCGATGCTGGCGCAGTGGGACGACCACGAACTGGCGAACGATGCCTGGCAGGGCGGCGCGGAAAACCACCAGAGCGAAACCGAAGGCTCCTGGAGCGCGCGGCGTGCCATTGCCGAGCGCGTCTACCGCGAATGGATGCCGGTCTCCGATACCCCCTACAACAGCTTCCAGATCGGCTCGCTCGCCACGATCTTCCGCCCCGAGACCCGCGTCACCGGGCGCGTCGAACAGCTCGACTTCGCCAAGGCCCTCGCGGGCAAGGACGACATCGCCCGGGCCATGATCGAATTTCGCGACGGCGCCTGGCAGGACCCGGCCCGCACCGTCATGGGCGCGACGCAGGAGAAGTGGCTCAACCGCGAGATCGCGCAGTCGGTCAGGTCCGGCACGCGCTGGCAGGTCCTGGCCCAGCAGATCGTCATGGGCCCGCTCAAGGCGCCCGCCGAAATGGCCGACATCGCCCCCAACGGCGCCGATCCCAAGGTGCGCCAGGCGCTCATGGGTATCGCGGCCGCCTCCAAGGTCGGCCTGCCCTTCAACATGGATTCCTGGGACGGCTACCCGGCCGCCCGCGAACGCCTGCTGCGCGCCGCGCGCGAGGCCGAGGCGAACCTCGTCGTCCTCTCGGGCGACAGCCACAACGCCTGGGGCCAGAACCTCAGCGTCGACGGCGCCCCGGTCGGCGTCGAATACGCGGGCCACTCGGTCACCTCGCCGGGCTTCGAGAGCTACCTGCCCTCGGTTGCCCCGCAAAACCTCGCCCGCGCGCTGCAAGGCGCCAACCCCGGCCTCGCGCTGTGCGACGCCAGCCGCCGTGGCTACGTCTCGCTCGACCTCACGCAAGACAGCGTGCGCGGTGCCTGGCACTTCATGAGCACCATCGCCGCGCGCACGACCTCGGGTACGACCCAGGACGAACGCGTGGTGAACTGGGGGGCACGCGCCTTCGCTGGCGTTTGA
- a CDS encoding DUF1905 domain-containing protein, with protein sequence MSEVLTHTAPLWRWTGGANGGTWYFLSITGADAETLSATALMRKLEGLGRGFGSIKVQARIGDTHFATSVFPSKGDGAWLLPVKAAVRKAEDLAEDEPVEVELTF encoded by the coding sequence TTGAGCGAGGTCCTCACCCACACTGCCCCGCTCTGGCGCTGGACGGGTGGCGCGAACGGGGGCACCTGGTACTTCCTCAGCATCACGGGCGCCGATGCCGAAACGCTGAGCGCGACCGCGCTGATGCGCAAGCTGGAGGGCCTGGGGCGCGGCTTCGGCTCGATCAAGGTCCAGGCGCGCATCGGCGACACGCACTTTGCCACTTCGGTCTTTCCCAGCAAGGGCGACGGCGCCTGGCTGCTGCCCGTCAAGGCCGCCGTGCGCAAGGCCGAAGACCTTGCCGAAGACGAACCCGTCGAGGTCGAGCTGACCTTCTAG
- a CDS encoding TonB-dependent receptor encodes MKLSAVFSALVAGSSLVALASAAQAAEADGIGESENAIIVTTQRYEQRVQDVPVTLSALSGERMEEIGVSELDELSAYVPGLNIQEQSANNPGIVIRGITSDSGSAQDAARVTLYYNGVDISRSRGAYQGIYDMERIEVVKGPQATLFGTASTVGAISMVSAKPKPGLSAEVSGGYGNYDYYEAGGFLNAGNDVIAGRVAFKYKNRDGYVKNLAPDQDDLYGINTLGVRGSLRFTPTPDITADLVFTYDRQRNSGTPFLSRTLGSTAVDDVYGDAYLGGSPNSQEVLGKDKLGLDRDVYDVNFTFNWDFADGWSFTTVNGYRNFDSLEVFDADGSAASYLEFAEQADGWQFSHEGRFAYADDQWRAHFGWNYMIEDTRQYVPFSSEVGTYLQCTANIIPGLGCVAPDNSVPAALATGLATGGLIESAPYASWFQNEGRNQSWSMFGEATWIPTPALELNAGARVLIEKRRSGYSTYQPVAPIYGEPLLPYANTDGEVVYADRSYAAFLPRFNALLRVTDAVNLYATISKGRRSPSVQVTTLTDADTGARYAGPNEVGNETVWNYEGGVKVASGIFSGSLGVYYQQYSDFQVTVIEAGGNARTISAGSASNLGVEAEVEVSPTSWLRAYANGGWIDGGIDNDPENGNLSGSRFRLQPEWQASAGLIIDAPVTETVSLFLSPSVTYRSKIYFETPNTEAISQPGVTLANVRGGVTFANGQYEIAGWARNLFDEKYLLDAGNTGGAFGHPTFIPAEPRTYGVTVKARF; translated from the coding sequence GTGAAACTTTCCGCTGTCTTCTCCGCACTTGTCGCCGGTTCGTCCCTTGTCGCGCTGGCCTCTGCCGCACAGGCCGCCGAGGCCGATGGCATTGGCGAAAGCGAGAACGCGATCATCGTCACCACGCAGCGCTATGAACAGCGCGTGCAGGACGTACCCGTGACCCTGAGCGCGCTTTCGGGCGAGCGCATGGAGGAGATCGGCGTCTCCGAGCTCGACGAGCTTTCGGCCTACGTTCCCGGCCTCAACATCCAGGAGCAGAGCGCCAACAACCCGGGCATCGTGATCCGCGGCATCACCTCGGACAGCGGCTCGGCGCAGGACGCCGCGCGCGTCACGCTCTACTACAACGGCGTCGACATCTCGCGCTCGCGCGGGGCCTACCAGGGCATCTACGACATGGAGCGCATCGAGGTCGTCAAGGGCCCGCAGGCGACCCTGTTCGGCACCGCCTCGACCGTAGGCGCGATCTCGATGGTCTCGGCCAAGCCCAAGCCCGGCCTCTCGGCCGAAGTTTCCGGCGGCTACGGCAACTATGACTATTATGAAGCGGGCGGCTTCCTGAACGCGGGCAACGACGTGATCGCGGGCCGCGTCGCGTTCAAGTACAAGAACCGCGACGGCTACGTGAAGAACCTCGCACCCGACCAGGACGACCTCTACGGCATCAACACGCTGGGCGTGCGCGGCTCGCTGCGCTTCACCCCGACCCCGGACATCACCGCCGACCTCGTCTTCACCTACGACCGCCAGCGCAACTCGGGCACGCCGTTCCTTTCGCGCACGCTCGGCTCGACCGCGGTAGACGACGTCTACGGCGATGCGTACCTAGGCGGCTCGCCCAATTCGCAGGAAGTCCTGGGCAAGGACAAGCTGGGCCTCGACCGTGACGTCTACGACGTCAACTTCACCTTCAACTGGGACTTCGCGGACGGCTGGAGCTTCACCACCGTCAACGGCTACCGCAACTTCGATTCGCTGGAGGTCTTCGACGCCGATGGTTCGGCTGCCTCCTATCTGGAATTCGCCGAGCAGGCCGACGGCTGGCAGTTCAGCCACGAGGGCCGCTTCGCCTATGCCGATGACCAGTGGCGCGCCCACTTCGGCTGGAACTACATGATCGAGGACACGCGCCAGTACGTGCCCTTCTCCAGCGAAGTCGGCACCTACCTGCAGTGCACCGCGAACATCATCCCTGGCCTTGGTTGCGTCGCGCCGGACAATTCCGTGCCCGCCGCGCTCGCCACGGGTCTTGCCACCGGCGGCCTGATCGAGAGCGCGCCCTATGCCAGCTGGTTCCAGAACGAGGGCCGCAACCAGTCCTGGTCGATGTTCGGCGAGGCGACCTGGATCCCGACCCCCGCACTCGAACTCAACGCGGGCGCGCGCGTCCTCATCGAGAAGCGCCGCTCGGGCTATTCGACCTATCAGCCGGTCGCCCCGATCTACGGCGAGCCGCTGCTGCCTTATGCCAACACCGACGGCGAGGTGGTCTACGCGGACCGCAGCTACGCTGCATTCCTGCCCCGCTTCAACGCGCTGCTGCGCGTGACCGACGCGGTCAATCTCTACGCCACCATCTCCAAGGGCCGCCGTTCGCCCTCGGTCCAGGTGACGACGCTCACCGATGCCGACACCGGCGCGCGCTATGCCGGCCCCAACGAGGTCGGCAACGAGACCGTGTGGAACTACGAGGGCGGCGTGAAGGTGGCGAGCGGGATCTTCTCGGGCTCGCTCGGCGTCTACTACCAGCAGTATTCGGACTTCCAGGTGACCGTGATCGAAGCGGGCGGCAACGCGCGCACGATCAGCGCGGGCTCGGCCAGCAACCTGGGCGTCGAGGCCGAAGTCGAGGTGAGCCCCACCTCCTGGCTGCGCGCCTACGCCAACGGCGGCTGGATCGACGGCGGTATCGACAACGATCCCGAGAACGGCAACCTGTCCGGTTCGCGCTTCCGCCTCCAGCCCGAGTGGCAGGCCTCGGCCGGGCTCATCATCGATGCGCCGGTGACCGAGACCGTCAGCCTGTTCCTCTCGCCCAGCGTGACCTACCGCTCGAAGATCTACTTCGAGACGCCCAACACCGAGGCGATCAGCCAGCCCGGCGTGACGCTCGCCAACGTGCGCGGCGGCGTGACCTTTGCCAACGGCCAGTATGAAATTGCAGGCTGGGCGCGTAACCTCTTCGACGAGAAGTACCTCCTCGATGCGGGCAACACCGGCGGCGCCTTCGGGCACCCCACCTTCATCCCGGCCGAGCCGCGCACTTACGGCGTGACCGTGAAGGCCCGCTTCTGA
- a CDS encoding peptidylprolyl isomerase, with product MHFFFKGGLPLLVAAMAFAPALSAQEAEAQVTPSGVVANAPATDWHRIDPADLMVMDLSPDARGKRRRVVIQLIPAPFSQGWVDNIRKLIASHWYDGIAVVRVQDNYVVQWGDPDGETDHPKPLPEGLEQVPQSQYVAASAPPFGPPLFAPDPQHNPLRPLEPLLLPDAYAPGTYFAQGWPLATDAKGVSWPVHCYGYVGVGRNYSPDTGTGAELYTVIGQAPRQLDRNIAVVGRIIAGMEYLSSLPRGTGEMGFYETPQERTKIASVRFGSQVPDLPAYEAMATDSDSFANYAYLRANRHDTFYNVPAGGVDVCNVPVPVRQVGLAVKRAGM from the coding sequence ATGCACTTTTTCTTCAAGGGCGGCCTGCCCCTGCTCGTTGCCGCAATGGCTTTTGCCCCCGCCCTCTCGGCGCAGGAAGCCGAGGCACAGGTGACGCCCAGTGGCGTGGTCGCCAATGCGCCAGCGACCGACTGGCACCGGATCGACCCTGCCGACCTCATGGTCATGGACCTGTCTCCCGATGCAAGGGGCAAGCGGCGCCGGGTGGTGATCCAGCTAATCCCTGCCCCCTTCTCGCAAGGCTGGGTCGACAATATTCGCAAGCTGATCGCAAGCCACTGGTATGATGGCATCGCCGTTGTTCGCGTTCAGGATAACTACGTGGTGCAATGGGGCGATCCCGATGGGGAAACCGACCACCCCAAGCCCTTGCCGGAGGGACTGGAACAGGTACCGCAAAGTCAGTATGTGGCAGCCAGCGCCCCGCCTTTCGGGCCTCCGCTATTTGCACCAGATCCGCAGCACAACCCGTTGCGTCCACTGGAGCCTCTGCTTTTGCCCGATGCTTATGCGCCCGGAACCTATTTCGCTCAAGGCTGGCCTCTGGCCACCGATGCCAAGGGGGTGAGCTGGCCGGTGCATTGCTATGGGTATGTTGGCGTGGGCCGCAACTATTCGCCCGACACCGGTACAGGTGCAGAGCTATACACCGTGATTGGACAAGCGCCGCGACAGCTCGATCGCAACATTGCCGTCGTTGGGCGGATCATCGCGGGCATGGAGTACCTCTCCTCGCTACCACGCGGCACGGGCGAAATGGGTTTTTACGAAACACCGCAGGAGCGGACGAAGATCGCCTCTGTCCGTTTCGGCAGCCAGGTCCCCGATCTTCCCGCATACGAGGCCATGGCCACGGACAGCGACAGCTTTGCAAACTACGCTTACCTGCGTGCGAATCGCCACGACACGTTCTACAATGTGCCCGCAGGCGGCGTTGATGTGTGCAACGTGCCCGTCCCTGTCCGGCAAGTCGGGCTAGCCGTAAAGCGCGCAGGGATGTGA
- a CDS encoding PilZ domain-containing protein, which yields MLDRDAGIAETQLTPEAGAMKARGGRMARVTRAPRHRTLMRAVMTLPGLDGTPVMIRNVSEQGMCLASKDLLPCCGEVIELDLAGTFGLKGEVRWVEGREFGVHLSAPLDLHGIGLANQRRNGNMAGTLGGQVENRLLRTAHQVESAPLYAC from the coding sequence ATGCTGGATAGAGATGCCGGAATAGCGGAAACGCAGCTGACGCCGGAAGCGGGTGCGATGAAGGCGCGCGGTGGCCGCATGGCCCGCGTGACGCGCGCACCGCGCCACCGCACCTTGATGCGCGCGGTAATGACGCTGCCCGGTCTGGACGGCACCCCGGTGATGATCCGCAACGTATCCGAGCAGGGCATGTGTCTTGCCAGCAAGGACCTGCTTCCCTGCTGCGGCGAAGTGATCGAGCTTGACCTCGCCGGAACCTTCGGCCTCAAGGGTGAGGTCCGCTGGGTGGAAGGCCGTGAATTCGGCGTGCATCTGTCCGCCCCGCTTGACCTGCACGGGATCGGCCTTGCCAACCAGCGTCGCAACGGCAACATGGCCGGAACTCTGGGCGGGCAGGTGGAGAACCGCCTCCTGCGCACTGCACACCAGGTCGAGAGCGCCCCGCTCTACGCCTGCTAG
- a CDS encoding RelA/SpoT family protein: MLRQYELVERVKEYAPEADEALLNRAYVYTVQKHGTQKRASGDPYFSHPVEVAGLMTELKLDQQTIITALLHDTVEDTLATTDEIEKLFGADVARLVDGVTKLSKIEVMTENERAAENLRKFLLAMSEDLRVLLVKLADRLHNMRTLHFIKKPEKRQRIARETMEIYAPLAERVGMYEYMREMQLLAFEQLEPEGYATITGRLAQIRSQEGGQVDAIALAIKQALAEAGIAVEVTGREKHPYSIWRKMKERHVSFEQITDIMAFRVLTENPDDCYRALGVLHQHWQMIPGRFKDYISTPKSNGYQSLHTALIYENSMRMEVQIRTREMHRLNEFGLAAHWAYKQGGSRPDGQVGWLRDLIEIVDSTHDAEELLENTKLAIYQDRIFAFTPKGALHQLPKGSTAVDFAFAVHTDLGSAAVGAKINNRHMPLRTRLNNGDVVEIIKSEGSEPQLSWLGFVVTGKARATIRRAVRAKERAEIAEIGSKLYDEIVTRLPQRIGKKALHAAMERLGMRGEEDLMFAIGSAHVTDREVMEALVPGSTETMPDDPEWTRSEKAISIKGLTAGMGFELAKCCHPVPGDRIVGLRRPDHKVEVHTIDCLTLANGVDADWLDLSWGSRTTGATGRLRLVLYNRPGTLAEVTQIFANAHANVASLNMVQRDDPFGTYEADLEVADLAHLTRIIAALRASAAVTDAERI; encoded by the coding sequence ATGCTGCGCCAGTACGAACTAGTTGAACGCGTCAAGGAATACGCGCCCGAGGCCGACGAGGCCCTGCTCAACCGTGCCTATGTCTACACGGTCCAGAAGCATGGAACCCAGAAGCGGGCGAGCGGGGACCCCTATTTCTCGCACCCCGTCGAAGTCGCCGGCCTGATGACCGAGCTCAAGCTCGACCAGCAGACGATCATCACCGCGCTCCTGCACGACACGGTCGAGGATACGCTGGCGACGACCGACGAGATCGAGAAGCTCTTTGGCGCCGACGTTGCGCGGCTGGTCGATGGTGTCACCAAGCTCTCCAAGATCGAGGTGATGACCGAGAACGAGCGCGCGGCGGAGAACCTGCGCAAGTTCCTCCTTGCCATGAGCGAGGACCTGCGCGTCCTCCTCGTCAAGCTGGCCGACCGTCTCCACAACATGCGCACGCTCCACTTCATCAAGAAGCCGGAGAAGCGCCAGCGCATTGCGCGCGAGACCATGGAAATCTACGCGCCGCTGGCCGAGCGCGTGGGCATGTACGAATACATGCGCGAGATGCAGCTCCTCGCCTTCGAGCAGCTCGAACCCGAGGGCTATGCCACGATCACCGGGCGCCTTGCCCAGATCCGCAGCCAGGAAGGCGGGCAGGTCGATGCGATTGCGCTCGCCATCAAGCAGGCGCTGGCCGAAGCGGGCATCGCGGTCGAGGTGACGGGGCGCGAGAAGCACCCCTATTCGATCTGGCGCAAGATGAAGGAGCGCCACGTCTCCTTCGAGCAGATCACCGACATCATGGCCTTCCGCGTCCTCACCGAGAACCCGGACGATTGCTACCGCGCGCTGGGCGTCCTGCACCAGCACTGGCAGATGATCCCGGGCCGCTTCAAGGACTACATCTCGACGCCTAAGTCGAACGGCTACCAGTCGCTGCACACCGCGCTCATCTACGAGAACTCGATGCGCATGGAAGTGCAGATCCGCACCCGCGAGATGCACCGCCTCAACGAGTTCGGCCTCGCCGCGCACTGGGCCTACAAGCAGGGCGGCTCGCGCCCCGACGGGCAGGTCGGCTGGCTGCGCGACCTCATCGAGATCGTCGACAGCACGCACGACGCCGAGGAACTGCTCGAGAACACCAAGCTCGCGATCTACCAGGACCGCATCTTCGCCTTCACCCCCAAGGGCGCGCTGCACCAGCTGCCCAAGGGCTCGACCGCGGTCGACTTCGCCTTTGCGGTCCATACCGACCTGGGCAGTGCGGCCGTGGGCGCGAAGATCAACAACCGCCACATGCCGCTGCGCACGCGCCTCAACAACGGCGACGTGGTCGAAATCATCAAGAGCGAGGGCTCCGAGCCGCAGCTCTCCTGGCTGGGCTTCGTCGTCACCGGCAAGGCCCGCGCCACGATCCGCCGCGCGGTGCGTGCCAAGGAGCGCGCCGAGATCGCCGAGATCGGCTCCAAGCTCTACGACGAGATCGTCACCCGTCTGCCCCAGCGCATCGGCAAGAAGGCGCTTCACGCGGCGATGGAGCGGCTGGGAATGCGCGGCGAGGAAGACCTCATGTTCGCGATCGGCTCGGCCCATGTGACCGACCGCGAGGTGATGGAGGCTTTGGTGCCGGGCAGCACCGAGACCATGCCTGACGATCCGGAATGGACGCGCAGCGAGAAGGCCATCTCGATCAAGGGGCTGACCGCAGGGATGGGCTTCGAGCTCGCCAAGTGCTGCCACCCGGTGCCGGGTGACCGCATCGTCGGCCTGCGCCGCCCCGACCACAAGGTCGAGGTCCACACGATCGATTGCCTGACGCTGGCCAACGGCGTGGATGCCGACTGGCTCGACCTGTCCTGGGGCTCGCGCACGACGGGCGCGACCGGGCGCCTGCGCCTCGTGCTCTACAACCGGCCCGGCACGCTCGCCGAAGTCACGCAGATCTTCGCCAACGCGCATGCCAACGTCGCCAGCCTCAACATGGTCCAGCGCGACGATCCCTTCGGCACCTATGAAGCGGATCTCGAAGTCGCCGATCTGGCCCACCTCACGCGCATCATCGCGGCGCTACGGGCAAGTGCGGCGGTGACCGACGCGGAGCGCATCTAG